The DNA sequence CCGGGGAACAGGCGTTCCAGGGTGTGGCCCTGCACCTGTCCCGCGGGGTACCAGATGTTTGCCCGCTTCATGCCCGGGAACCAGTCCTTGCCGGTCATCCGGATGTACTCGTCATAGGGGATACCGAGTACGTGCGCGCCGCCCAGGGCATATGCGGTCCGGTCCGGCGACACTGGTGCGGCCATCGGTATCCCGCTGGCCGAAATCCCGGGAATGGGTGGTCCAGGAACCTGCGGGTCATCGGCCACCGCGGACGGGATGCCGAAACAGCCTGTCATGCTGGCGACTACCAGCAGGGCCGCTCCTGCGAGGAGGTCTTTCATCCGTGCTCCTGACCGCTCGGCTTCATTTCAGTCTCACATACATTTCGCGTGCTAGCCCGCCTGCGTCGCCGGTTCGGAAGGTGGGGGTGATGTCACCGACGGTCTCTGACGCTTGCTGGCCCGGGACGGCCACCAGTTGGCCCAGCCCACCAACGCCGCGATGGCGGGCACCGTGATGGTCCGAACGACGAACGTATCCAGCAGGATTCCCACACCGATGACGAAGCCGCCCTGGACCACGATTCCAATGCTAGAGAAGAGCAGACCGCCCACTGACGCAGCGAAGATCAGCCCGGCCGCCGTGATGACGCCACCTGTGGAATTCAGCGCGCGAATGATGCCGTAGCGCACGCTGTTTGTGGATTCGTCGCGCATCCGCGATACGAACAGCATGTTGTAGTCCGCACCCACCGCGACAAGTACCACGAAAGCCAAGGGCGGCACGGTCCAGTGCAACTGCTGGCCGAGCAGGAACTGGAATGTCAGTACCCCGATACCGATGGCCGCGAAGTACGACAGCACCACCGAACCGACGAGATAGAGCGGCGCGACAATCGCCCGCAGCAACACCATCAAGGTCAGCAGCACGACGATCAGGGTCGCCGCGATGATGAACCGGATATCGTGCTGGTAATAGTCGCGCGTGTCGCGCAGCGCGGTCGGGAATCCGCCCATCGATATCGTGGCGTCGGCCAGCGTGGTGTTGGGCTGAGCCCCCTTGGCGACGTCACTGATCTGGTTGACCTGGTCCATCGCCTCGGGACTGAACGGATTGAGTTTCGTCTGAACCAAGTACCGCACCGAGTGGCCGTCCGGTGAGATGAACGCCTTGGCGGCCCTCTGGAAATCCGGATTGCTCAGCACCTCGGCGGGAATGTTGAAGCCCGCCTGCGATGGGTCCGCGGCGTTGGTCTTCATCGTCAGCAGGAATGACGACGCCTGGTTGAGGCCGTTGACGATCACCTTGATCTGCCCGACGAGTTGATCCACACCACCGGCCACCTGCTGGCTGCCGCCGGCCAGTCGGTCGGCGCCCTGCCGCAACTGGTTGAGTCCGGCCTGCGGGCCGCCGGGCTTGTCCAGGCCCATGGCCTGCAGCCCGTTCATGACACTCAGGAGTGAAGTGTTCAGCTTGGTCACCGTCGAGGAGAGGGTTGCCTTGTTGCCCTGGGAATTCCCGAGCTGATGAGCGAGCTGATTGATCTCGTCGAGGCGTCCGCTGTTGCGCTCGCCGACGAGCCGCTCGAATTGGCCGCGGGTGGTGGCGCAGGAGGCATCGGCATCGCAGACCGGGTTGGCCTGTAGCGCGTTCAAGACCGGGTTGATCCAGGCGAACATGTCCTTCGCGGTGGAGAAGTTCCACCCCATGTCGTTGGCGAGCGCATTGATGGCGTCGACGAGCTTGGCGGCGTTGTCCACGTTCCGCACCAGCTCGTCGCCGCCGGATTTGGTCTTCAGAGAGGCCGACGCGTCGAGCAGACTCTGCAGACCGGGGACGATCTTGTTGAGCTGCGTGCGGAGGTCACCGAGGCTGCCGGCCAGGGTGTTGGCCCCGGAGGTGAGTCGATTCAGGTCGCTGCTGCGCTGACTGATCTGGTTGGAGCCGTCGGCCAGCCGGGTGCCGACGAGCCCCGCCTGATAGGTGGCCCTGAATTCCGGTGGCACCTCGCCGAGCGGGCGGGTGACGCCGCTGACCAGGCCCACCTCCGGCAGCTGGGCGATGCGAGAAGCCATCTGTTCCAGGTCGGCGAGGGCCTGTGGGGTGCGTAGGTCACGCGGTGACTGGATGAGGATGTACTCGGGAATGGATTGGCTGAGCGGGAAGTGGCGTTCCAGCGCGGCGTACCCGACTGAACTCGGTGCCGACGGCGACACGGCCTTGCGGTCGTCATAGTTGTAGCGCGCGAGCAGCGCGCAGCTTCCCAGCAGGGCCAATACCAGCACACTGGTAACCAGGTGGGGAATGGGCCGACGCACGATA is a window from the Mycobacteroides salmoniphilum genome containing:
- a CDS encoding RND family transporter; amino-acid sequence: MRRLADFVVRWPWAVIGAWVALAIALPLTFPSLTEMAEKHPLAILPADAPSSVAAKKMTEAFHESSNDDLLLVVFINENGLGADDAASYRKVVDAVRHDLTNVVSVQDFIGTPELRKFLTSEDNKTWVLPIGLAGELGTPRAFDSYNRVTSLIQHSIDGSATTVHITGPAATVADLTVAGEQDRLPIELAIAILVLAVLLLVYRSALTMMLPLVTIGSSLVIAQSVVAAYSHLTGAGVSNQSIVFLSAILAGAGTDYAVFLISRYHDYLRSGKTYDQAVRAAMMSIGKVITASATTVGITFLLLSFAKMGVFQTVGVSSAIGIGVAYLSGMTLLPAILVLAGPRGWVRPRRELTAQFWRRSGIRIVRRPIPHLVTSVLVLALLGSCALLARYNYDDRKAVSPSAPSSVGYAALERHFPLSQSIPEYILIQSPRDLRTPQALADLEQMASRIAQLPEVGLVSGVTRPLGEVPPEFRATYQAGLVGTRLADGSNQISQRSSDLNRLTSGANTLAGSLGDLRTQLNKIVPGLQSLLDASASLKTKSGGDELVRNVDNAAKLVDAINALANDMGWNFSTAKDMFAWINPVLNALQANPVCDADASCATTRGQFERLVGERNSGRLDEINQLAHQLGNSQGNKATLSSTVTKLNTSLLSVMNGLQAMGLDKPGGPQAGLNQLRQGADRLAGGSQQVAGGVDQLVGQIKVIVNGLNQASSFLLTMKTNAADPSQAGFNIPAEVLSNPDFQRAAKAFISPDGHSVRYLVQTKLNPFSPEAMDQVNQISDVAKGAQPNTTLADATISMGGFPTALRDTRDYYQHDIRFIIAATLIVVLLTLMVLLRAIVAPLYLVGSVVLSYFAAIGIGVLTFQFLLGQQLHWTVPPLAFVVLVAVGADYNMLFVSRMRDESTNSVRYGIIRALNSTGGVITAAGLIFAASVGGLLFSSIGIVVQGGFVIGVGILLDTFVVRTITVPAIAALVGWANWWPSRASKRQRPSVTSPPPSEPATQAG